A part of Cottoperca gobio chromosome 4, fCotGob3.1, whole genome shotgun sequence genomic DNA contains:
- the LOC115006748 gene encoding zinc transporter ZIP3-like isoform X1 has translation MEILVAKLLGLLGLFGLMLAGVLVPVRLLHADYDKAHIYRRALSLCNSFGGGVFLATCFNALLPAVREKVADVFQQLKISSDYPLAETMMMLGFFITVFVEQTVLTFRKEKPSFIDLETFNAVGSEAGSDSEYETPFISSARDSPGGGGGGSHRSHGHHHGHFSPAELAGAGPLRLASLVLALSAHSVFEGLALGLQDDGAKLASLFLGVAVHETLAAVALGVSMAKASLGIKDGAKLGVMVSLMIPLGIVVGLGIESTQTLAGNVVSVVLQGLAAGTFLFVTFFEILSRELDDKQDRLLKVLFLILGYTSLAALVFIKW, from the exons ATGGAGATCCTGGTGGCCAAGCTGCTGGGCCTGCTGGGCTTGTTCGGCCTCATGCTGGCGGGTGTACTGGTCCCAGTGCGACTCCTGCATGCCGACTACGACAAGGCCCACATATACAGGAgagctctgtctctgtgtaaCTCGTTTGGAGGGGGCGTGTTCCTGGCAACGTGCTTCAACGCTCTGCTGCCCGCCGTCAGAGAAAAG GTGGCCGACGTCTTCCAGCAGCTCAAGATCAGCAGCGACTATCCTCTGGCTGAGACGATGATGATGCTAGGCTTCTTCATCACCGTGTTTGTGGAGCAGACCGTGCTCACCTTCAGGAAGGAGAAACCGTCCTTCATCGACCTGGAGACCTTCAATGCCGTCGGGTCAGAGGCCGGCAGCGACTCAGAGTACGAGACACCCTTCATCTCCTCTGCACGGGACTCGCCAGGTGGAGGTGGCGGTGGCAGTCACCGTTCCCACGGACACCATCATGGACACTTCAGCCCTGCAGAGCTGGCAGGGGCTGGTCCTCTGCGGCTGGCCAGCCTGGTCCTGGCTCTCTCGGCTCACTCTGTGTTTGAGGGCCTGGCGCTCGGCTTGCAGGACGACGGAGCAAAGCTGGCTAGCCTTTTTCTGGGCGTGGCTGTGCATGAGACGCTGGCCGCGGTGGCGCTCGGGGTGAGCATGGCCAAGGCGTCTCTCGGTATAAAGGACGGCGCCAAGCTGGGCGTCATGGTCAGCCTTATGATCCCGTTGGGGATAGTGGTGGGGTTGGGCATTGAGTCGACTCAAACGCTGGCGGGCAACGTGGTGTCGGTGGTACTGCAAGGACTCGCCGCCGGCACCTTCTTGTTCGTCACGTTCTTTGAGATTCTGTCCCGAGAGCTGGACGATAAACAGGACCGGCTGCTCAAAGTGCTCTTCCTCATCCTTGGCTACACGTCTCTCGCCGCACTCGTTTTCATCAAGTGGTGA
- the LOC115006748 gene encoding zinc transporter ZIP3-like isoform X2: protein MLSVPNINVADVFQQLKISSDYPLAETMMMLGFFITVFVEQTVLTFRKEKPSFIDLETFNAVGSEAGSDSEYETPFISSARDSPGGGGGGSHRSHGHHHGHFSPAELAGAGPLRLASLVLALSAHSVFEGLALGLQDDGAKLASLFLGVAVHETLAAVALGVSMAKASLGIKDGAKLGVMVSLMIPLGIVVGLGIESTQTLAGNVVSVVLQGLAAGTFLFVTFFEILSRELDDKQDRLLKVLFLILGYTSLAALVFIKW from the exons ATGCTGTCCGTCCCAAATATAAAT GTGGCCGACGTCTTCCAGCAGCTCAAGATCAGCAGCGACTATCCTCTGGCTGAGACGATGATGATGCTAGGCTTCTTCATCACCGTGTTTGTGGAGCAGACCGTGCTCACCTTCAGGAAGGAGAAACCGTCCTTCATCGACCTGGAGACCTTCAATGCCGTCGGGTCAGAGGCCGGCAGCGACTCAGAGTACGAGACACCCTTCATCTCCTCTGCACGGGACTCGCCAGGTGGAGGTGGCGGTGGCAGTCACCGTTCCCACGGACACCATCATGGACACTTCAGCCCTGCAGAGCTGGCAGGGGCTGGTCCTCTGCGGCTGGCCAGCCTGGTCCTGGCTCTCTCGGCTCACTCTGTGTTTGAGGGCCTGGCGCTCGGCTTGCAGGACGACGGAGCAAAGCTGGCTAGCCTTTTTCTGGGCGTGGCTGTGCATGAGACGCTGGCCGCGGTGGCGCTCGGGGTGAGCATGGCCAAGGCGTCTCTCGGTATAAAGGACGGCGCCAAGCTGGGCGTCATGGTCAGCCTTATGATCCCGTTGGGGATAGTGGTGGGGTTGGGCATTGAGTCGACTCAAACGCTGGCGGGCAACGTGGTGTCGGTGGTACTGCAAGGACTCGCCGCCGGCACCTTCTTGTTCGTCACGTTCTTTGAGATTCTGTCCCGAGAGCTGGACGATAAACAGGACCGGCTGCTCAAAGTGCTCTTCCTCATCCTTGGCTACACGTCTCTCGCCGCACTCGTTTTCATCAAGTGGTGA
- the LOC115006746 gene encoding small glutamine-rich tetratricopeptide repeat-containing protein alpha-like isoform X2, with the protein MTDNKRLAFSILQFLHDQLKSGNLTSGAQESLEVAVQCLETAYEVSTDDQTLAVPMTLPEIFASATAGFPAESQVNNNSAPPQPPNSLTEEQRDEAEELKTDGNDQMKVENYGAAVEFYSKAIAINPQNAVYYCNRAAAYSKLGNYAGAVQDCEQAISIDPNYSKAYGRMGLALASLNKHTEAASYYKKALELDPDNDTYKINLKIAEEKMETSSPTAGMGGVDLAGLLSNPGFMNMASSLMNNPQVQQLMSGMMSGAYGGMPGGGMPGGGMPGGGMPGGGMPGGMPGALGGGMPGGMPGGLGGGMPGGLGGGGLGGGMPGGLGGGMPGGLGLGGGMPGGLGGGMPGGLGGSAPLPGPAAGTGAGDLSGLIQAGQQFAQQMQQQNPELIEQLRSQIRNRTPSAGNEEQP; encoded by the exons ATGACAGACAACAAGCGTCTCGCCTTCTCCATCCTCCAGTTCCTCCACGATCAGCTCAAGTCGGGGAATCTGACCTCAGGTGCCCAGGAGAGTCTGGAAG TTGCTGTTCAGTGTTTGGAGACGGCGTATGAAGTTTCGACTGACGACCAGACCCTCGCCGTCCCCATGACATTACCGGAGATCTTCGCCTCAGCCACAGCCGGG tttccGGCTGAGTCGCAGGTCAACAACAACTCCGCTCCTCCACAACCTCCAAACTCCCTcactgaggaacagagagacGAGGCAGAGGAGCTCAAAACGGACG GGAACGACCAAATGAAAGTGGAGAACTACGGAGCTGCTGTTGAGTTTTACTCAAAGGCCATCGCCATCAACCCTCAGAACGCCGTCTATTACTGCAACAG GGCTGCAGCGTACAGTAAACTAGGGAACTATGCAGGAGCGGTGCAGGACTGTGAACAGGCCATCAGCATCGACCCAAACTACAGCAAAGCCTACGGGAGGATGGG TTTGGCTCTGGCCAgcctcaacaaacacacagaagcagcGAGTTACTATAAGAAAGCTCTGGAGCTGGACCCCGACAACGACACCTACAAAATCAACCTGAAGATCGCTGAGGAGAAGATGGAAACATCCAGTCCA acagcGGGGATGGGTGGAGTGGATCTGGCCGGTCTGCTCAGTAACCCTGGCTTCATGAACATG GCGTCCTCTCTGATGAACAATCCGCAGGTTCAGCAGCT GATGTCGGGGATGATGTCAGGAGCGTATGGTGGGATGCCGGGAGGAGGAATGCCGGGAGGAGGAATGCCGGGAGGAGGAATGCCGGGAGGAGGAATGCCAGGAGGAATGCCAGGAGCACTAGGAGGAGGAATGCCAGGAGGAATGCCAGGAGGACTAGGAGGAGGAATGCCAGGAGGactaggaggaggaggactagGAGGAGGAATGCCAGGAGGACTAGGAGGAGGAATGCCAGGAGGACTAGGACTAGGAGGAGGAATGCCAGGAGGACTAGGAGGAGGAATGCCAGGAGGACTAGGAGGAAGCGCTCCGCTCCCCGGACCTGCTGCTGGTACTGGAGCAGGAGATTTATCAGGACTGATCCAGGC CGGTCAGCAGTTTGCTCAGcagatgcagcagcagaacCCCGAACTCATCGAACAGCTGAGGAGTCAAATCCGCAACCGAACACCCAGCGCTGGAAACGAGGAGCAGCCATGA
- the LOC115006746 gene encoding small glutamine-rich tetratricopeptide repeat-containing protein alpha-like isoform X1 — translation MTDNKRLAFSILQFLHDQLKSGNLTSGAQESLEVAVQCLETAYEVSTDDQTLAVPMTLPEIFASATAGVNRPFPAESQVNNNSAPPQPPNSLTEEQRDEAEELKTDGNDQMKVENYGAAVEFYSKAIAINPQNAVYYCNRAAAYSKLGNYAGAVQDCEQAISIDPNYSKAYGRMGLALASLNKHTEAASYYKKALELDPDNDTYKINLKIAEEKMETSSPTAGMGGVDLAGLLSNPGFMNMASSLMNNPQVQQLMSGMMSGAYGGMPGGGMPGGGMPGGGMPGGGMPGGMPGALGGGMPGGMPGGLGGGMPGGLGGGGLGGGMPGGLGGGMPGGLGLGGGMPGGLGGGMPGGLGGSAPLPGPAAGTGAGDLSGLIQAGQQFAQQMQQQNPELIEQLRSQIRNRTPSAGNEEQP, via the exons ATGACAGACAACAAGCGTCTCGCCTTCTCCATCCTCCAGTTCCTCCACGATCAGCTCAAGTCGGGGAATCTGACCTCAGGTGCCCAGGAGAGTCTGGAAG TTGCTGTTCAGTGTTTGGAGACGGCGTATGAAGTTTCGACTGACGACCAGACCCTCGCCGTCCCCATGACATTACCGGAGATCTTCGCCTCAGCCACAGCCGGGGTAAACAGGCCT tttccGGCTGAGTCGCAGGTCAACAACAACTCCGCTCCTCCACAACCTCCAAACTCCCTcactgaggaacagagagacGAGGCAGAGGAGCTCAAAACGGACG GGAACGACCAAATGAAAGTGGAGAACTACGGAGCTGCTGTTGAGTTTTACTCAAAGGCCATCGCCATCAACCCTCAGAACGCCGTCTATTACTGCAACAG GGCTGCAGCGTACAGTAAACTAGGGAACTATGCAGGAGCGGTGCAGGACTGTGAACAGGCCATCAGCATCGACCCAAACTACAGCAAAGCCTACGGGAGGATGGG TTTGGCTCTGGCCAgcctcaacaaacacacagaagcagcGAGTTACTATAAGAAAGCTCTGGAGCTGGACCCCGACAACGACACCTACAAAATCAACCTGAAGATCGCTGAGGAGAAGATGGAAACATCCAGTCCA acagcGGGGATGGGTGGAGTGGATCTGGCCGGTCTGCTCAGTAACCCTGGCTTCATGAACATG GCGTCCTCTCTGATGAACAATCCGCAGGTTCAGCAGCT GATGTCGGGGATGATGTCAGGAGCGTATGGTGGGATGCCGGGAGGAGGAATGCCGGGAGGAGGAATGCCGGGAGGAGGAATGCCGGGAGGAGGAATGCCAGGAGGAATGCCAGGAGCACTAGGAGGAGGAATGCCAGGAGGAATGCCAGGAGGACTAGGAGGAGGAATGCCAGGAGGactaggaggaggaggactagGAGGAGGAATGCCAGGAGGACTAGGAGGAGGAATGCCAGGAGGACTAGGACTAGGAGGAGGAATGCCAGGAGGACTAGGAGGAGGAATGCCAGGAGGACTAGGAGGAAGCGCTCCGCTCCCCGGACCTGCTGCTGGTACTGGAGCAGGAGATTTATCAGGACTGATCCAGGC CGGTCAGCAGTTTGCTCAGcagatgcagcagcagaacCCCGAACTCATCGAACAGCTGAGGAGTCAAATCCGCAACCGAACACCCAGCGCTGGAAACGAGGAGCAGCCATGA